From Oreochromis niloticus isolate F11D_XX linkage group LG1, O_niloticus_UMD_NMBU, whole genome shotgun sequence, a single genomic window includes:
- the supv3l1 gene encoding LOW QUALITY PROTEIN: ATP-dependent RNA helicase SUPV3L1, mitochondrial (The sequence of the model RefSeq protein was modified relative to this genomic sequence to represent the inferred CDS: inserted 2 bases in 1 codon; deleted 2 bases in 1 codon): MSVNRCVYFISRLQRHFNSRTARITTSSCHVSSGSSLLQGQHRPSTVVWKRDVLSNSSSPKPPDTSFFVPVSLKADTSADGGVGIELTQPLDKNELLKVLNRFYKRKEMQKLAADSGLDARLFHQAFISFRKYILEMTSLPADLHIILNDICCGAGHIDDIYPYFMRHAKQIFPMLDCMDDLRKISDLRVPANWYPEARAIQRKVIFHAGPTNSGKTYHAIQRYLAAKSGVYCGPLKLLAHEIFEKRNDAGVPCDLVTGEDXFVDPEGRAAGHVACTIEMCSVTTPYEVAVIDEIQMIRDPSRGWAWTRALLGLCAEEIHVCGEPAAIDFIKELMFTTGEEVEVHNYQRLTPFSILDHAVESLDNLRPGDCIVCFSKNDIYSISRQIEARGQECAVIYGSLPPGTKLSQAKKFNDPDDPCKILVATDAIGMGLNLSIKRIIFNSLVKPNVNEKGEKRMETISTSQALQIAGRAGRFSSKFKEGEVTTMHRDDLPVLKEILSHSVDPIETAGLHPTAEQIEMFAYHLPDATLSNLVDIFVSLSQVDGLYFVCNIDDFKFLADMIQHIPLNLRSRYVFCTAPINKKQPFVCTSFLKFARQFSRDEPLTFDWVCRHISWPLAPPKNIKDLVHLEAVHDVLDLYLWLSYRFMDMFPDTASIREIQRELDDIIQQGVRNITRLIRASDPTVTDPLQAQSNRHSQTGRGTGSTKLTGSRGQRGQRASGQMMDSSLASRLVRDGLLTPDLLQQLQREWSKDQKQDNSSQRALDLEHQSNNKGKRKKKKK, from the exons ATGTCGGTGAACCGCTGCGTTTATTTCATTTCTCGGCTTCAGCGTCACTTTAACTCCCGGACTGCTCGCATCACCACCAGCAGCTGTCATGTGTCCTCTGG gtctagtTTGTTACAGGGACAGCATCGACCCAGTACAGTGGTCTGGAAGAGGGATGTTTTGTCTAACAGCTCCTCTCCGAAACCTCCGGACACCTCGTTCTTTGTCCCCGTCTCCCTGAAGGCAGACACCTCGGCAGACGGCGGTGTGGGAATAGAGCTCACCCAGCCGCTGGATAAAA ATGAGCTGCTGAAGGTTCTGAATCGGTTTTACAAACGGAAAGAGATGCAGAAGCTGGCAGCGGACTCGGGTTTGGATG CTCGTCTGTTCCACCAGGCCTTCATCAGCTTCAGGAAGTATATCCTAGAGATGACGTCACTCCCCGCCGACCTGCACATCATCCTCAACGACATCTGCTGTGGAGCAG GTCATATAGATGATATCTATCCATACTTCATGCGTCACGCCAAGCAGATCTTTCCCATGTTGGACTGTATGGATGACCTGAGAAAGATCTCAGACCTCAGGGTCCCGGCCAACTG GTACCCCGAGGCACGTGCCATCCAGAGGAAGGTGATTTTCCACGCTGGGCCAACTAACAGTGGTAAAACCTACCATGCCATCCAACGCTACCTGGCTGCTAAGTCTGGTGTGTACTGTGGCCCCTTGAAGCTGCTGGCCCACGAGATCTTTGAGAAGCGCAACGATGCT GGTGTACCATGTGACCTGGTTACTGGAGAGGA CTTTGTAGACCCAGAGGGTCGAGCAGCTGGTCATGTGGCCTGCACCATTGAGATGTGCAGCGTCACTACACCGT ATGAGGTTGCTGTAATCGACGAAATTCAAATGATCCGAGATCCTTCCAGAGGATGGGCATGGACCAGAGCTCTGCTGG gtctctgtgcagagGAGATCCACGTGTGTGGGGAACCTGCTGCCATAGACTTTATCAAAGAGCTGATGTTCACCActggagaggaggtggag gttCACAATTACCAGCGTCTAACTCCTTTCTCAATACTGGATCATGCTGTGGAGTCATTAGACAACCTGAGACCAGGAGACTGCATCGTGTGCTTTAGTAAAAATGACATCTATTCAATCAGCAGGCAGATCGAGGCCAGAGGGCAAGAATGTGCTGTAATCTATGGGAGCTTACCTCCAG GCACCAAGCTGTCCCAGGCAAAGAAGTTTAATGACCCTGATGACCCCTGCAAGATTCTGGTTGCTACAGATGCTATAGGCATGGGCCTTAACCT GAGTATAAAACGCATCATCTTCAACAGTCTGGTGAAGCCTAATGTTAATGAGAAAGGGGAGAAACGGATGGAGACCATCAGCACTTCTCAGGCTCTGCAGATCGCTGGCCGTGCTGGGAG GTTCTCCTCCAAGTTTAAAGAGGGAGAAGTTACAACCATGCACAGAGACGATCTCCCCGTCCTCAAAGAAATACTCAGTCACTCTGTCGATCCTATAGAG ACTGCAGGACTCCATCCGACTGCAGAGCAGATAGAGATGTTTGCTTACCATCTGCCCGATGCAACGCTGTCCAACCTTGTT GACATATTTGTCAGCCTCTCTCAGGTGGATGGTTTGTATTTTGTCTGCAACATTGACGACTTTAAGTTTCTGGCGGACATGATTCAGCACATACCGCTTAACCTGAGGTCACGCTACGTCTTCTGCACTGCTCCCATCAACAAAAAGCAGCCGTTTGTATGTACCTCCTTCCTTAAG TTTGCCCGTCAATTCAGTCGAGACGAACCCCTGACGTTTGACTGGGTCTGTCGCCACATCAGCTGGCCTCTGGCTCCACCCAAAAACATTAAAGACCTGGTTCACCTGGAAGCTGTCCATGACGTGTTGGATCTCTACCTCTGGTTAAG CTACCGTTTTATGGACATGTTTCCAGATACTGCCTcaattagagaaatccagcgggaACTTGATGATATCATCCAGCAGGGTGTGCGAAATATCACCCGGCTCATCAGAGCCTCTGACCCAACAGTCACTGACCCACTGCAGGCGCAGAGCAACAGGCATAGCCAGACAGGAAGGGGAACTGGTAGCACTAAG TTGACTGGAAGCAGAGGTCAAAGGGGACAGAGAGCCTCAGGACAGATGATGGACAGCTCTCTGGCTAGTCGTTTGGTGAGAGACGGGCTGTTGACGCCCGATTTGCTCCAGCAGCTGCAGAGGGAATGGTCTAAAGATCAGAAGCAGGACAACAGCAGTCAGAGGGCACTCGATCTGGAGCATCAGAGTAATAAcaaagggaaaaggaaaaagaagaagaaatga